The sequence CTGCAAATGCTGCTATGGAAATTAGAGTCGCAATTCAACAAGGTGTTAATCAACTGAAAGTTGGTAGTTCTACAACAGCGACAGTACGCGATTACAGTAGTGGCAAACCTTTAGGTCAACTTGCAGCAATGAATGCATTTTATGCTCAACCTGATCCTGCTGGAATTTCCTTGGCAGAAGTACAATCTTCGGCAGTGTGGGTTGAACCAAGTGAAAAGGGCTATGTTTTTATTGGCGATCGCTGGTATCGAGGAAAAACCTTGTTGCTGCCTGCACAACAAGGAGTCACTGCCGTTAACTATGTTGATTTAGAACAATATCTTTACAGCGTTCTCGGCGGAGAAATGAATGGTAATTGGCACCAAGAAGCCTTAAAAGCCCAAGCTGTTGCAGCGCGTACTTATGCCGTTTACAAGCGAGAAAATGAAAGCAACGGTATTTACGATGTCGTCAATACACAATCATCACAAGTTTATAAAGGTATTGCTAGCGAATCACCTGGTACTCATGCTGCGGTGAATGCTACCGCTGGACAAATTTTGACTCATAATAACAAAGCAATTCTTGCAGCGTTTCATGCGTGTTCTGGCGGTCATACAGAGAACGTTGAAGATGTGTGGTCGCAGCCATTACCATACTTGCGGGGAGTGGCTGGCTATGATGACAACGTTAATGCTTGTCAGTGGGTAAAGACAGTTACTGGAGCAGAGCTTAATCAAAAAATTACAGGAATCGGTACTATCCAAGCTTTAACTCCCGTTTTAAGTCCTTATGGTAGTATCAAAAGCATGAAATTTGTAGGCGATCGCGGTACGCGAGAATTGCGAGGAGATGCTTTACGAACTGCACTCGGTTTAAGAAGTACGCGCTTTACCATCACTGCCGAACCTTTGGGTTTACGCTTTAATGGTCGTGGTTGGGGTCATGGCTTAGGTATGAGTCAATGGGGAGCTTATAATTTAGCGCAACAGGGAGTAAGATACGAGCAAATTCTGTCGCACTACTATCGCGGTGCTAGCATAGCTAAGCTGGAACGTTAATGCTGAGAGGTTACTGAAGCTCTAAAGCGAAATCGTGAAAGGCGATCTCTTCTTGCTACGATCGCTCAAGCCCATCTGCTATCAAGAACAAGTTAAACTGTACGAACGCTCGATCTACATGGCTGAAACATGAAGCAATGCGATCTTCTTAGAGCGGCGGACAGCTTAGAGTAGTAAGCAATATCAGACAGGAAACCGAAGCGATCGTCACAGTCAATTTAAAATCAGCAGTTAAACTCCAAGGATGCAGCAACAATGGTGCAAGCGATCAACTCACGCAATCTTTACGAGCAAGATCTCATGGCATGGTACGAAGATACGATCGCCAAACTCAAATCTGGAAACTTTAGCAATATTGATATCAATAGATTAATTGAGGAGATCGAAGGGTTGGCAGGACGCGATCGCCGTGAGTTCAAAAGCCGTTTAAGAGTATTACTCGCTCATTTGCTCAAGCGCATTTATGTTCACTCTCCTGATGACTATCGAGGTTGGGAAATCACGGTGCGACAGCAGCGCCAGCAACTTCTAGATCTGTTAGAACAATCCCCCAGCCTGCGAAACTATTTTGCCGAAATATTTACCAAATGCTGGAACGATGCATGGACAGAAGTAACAGAAGACTATCCTCAAACTGAGTTTCCTAGCGAATGGATATTCAGCTACGAAATTGACACGCTCCTTAACAAGAAATTTTGGTAGTTTGATTTTAATAATTTGCAGAAGACTGCTTTCTTATGCTCTCTTAGTTAATTAATACTAATCTGTTTTGGTTGTAATTGACTTATTTCGAGTAACGTAACTTCCCAAACTAATCGGGGTTGTACATAAGAGCTTAAGTATTTCTTGGCTTGTTCTAAAGGTGATAAAGGTAAGTTTTGAAGTTCTCCTGCTAAAAACTGCTGCCAATAACAGTATTGTAAGTAATCTAACAACCACAGTTGAGCTTCTGTATCTAAAGTTTTATCAATTTGTCTTGCTAATTCTAAGGCGCTGTGTAGGGATTGTGGAGGATAAGCAACAGCTTTAAGTAATTCAGTAGGAATTGTTTGAAGTTGCTGAGTTCCGGCGATCGCTTCTCCTGGACTTCCTTGGGCGATGGCTAATACAACCGGCGATGTCTGTAAAATCTCTTCATGACCAGTTTGCTGCAAAACTCGTGCCATCTGATCTCGATCGAGGCGATAAAAAGGAATTCGCTGACACCGAGATACCAAGGTTGGTAGTAAAGATTCTACTGCAGGCGCGATTAAAATAATTGTTGCTAACCCTGGTTCTTCTAATGTTTTGAGCAAAGCATTTGCCGCAGCTTCTGCCATTGTTTCTGCTTGTTCAATCACAACAATATTTCTCGGCGCTTCTAGGGGAAAACGACTGAGAAACTGCGATATTTCGCGAATTTGCTCGGTACGGATAATAGGAGGGGCTTTACGCTTAACTCCAGCAGCTGCGGCTTCTAATGCTGTAAGTCGCTGTCCTTGATGTAAATAAGTAGGTTGTACCCACAATACATCTGGGTGATTTCCTAATTGCAAGCGTTGTTTGATTTGCTGCTGCTTGTCTGGTGCAACATTTGTACAGAATATTTGCGCGATAAAGCAGTGTGCTGTTAAGCTACGTCCTACCCCTGGTGGACCAACAAATAAATAAGCTGGAGCAATTCGCTGGCGGTTGACTGCTTGTGTCAGAAACTCAATTGCTGGCGCTTGTCCAATAACGGATGTGAAAAAAGGAGACACGGGGAATAGTGATTAGTGATTATGATGACTTTGTCCTTTTTAAGTTTATAAACTCTGACTTCTGATTTCGGGAAAGCGTTGCAGTAAGATTTGCTGAATTTGTTCTTGAACTTCGGCTTCACTATAACTTGCATCGATTCTGACAATGCGCTGTGGGTTTGCTTGAGCTAATTCTGTGTAGCCTTGTTGGACGCGACGATGAAAGTCTATTTTTTCTTGCTCAATGCGATCGCCGCCGCTTGCACCTTGCTGTTTTCTTGCTAGACTTACAGCGACATCAATATCTAACCAGATAGTTAAATCGCTTTCTAGCCCACCAGTCGCAATATTATTTAACTGTTCAATTAAACTCCGACTGAGACCTCGACCATAACCTTGATAAGCCATCGTAGAATCAACATAGCGATCGCATAAAATCATTGTCCCGTTTCCTAGTTCTGGTTTCAGTAACTCTTCTACATGCTGGGCGCGATCTGCTGCATACAATAATAACTCAGTAGAGTTATAAATCGGCTGTTCGGGTATGTTCAACAACAACTGACGCAGATCCGAACCTAAATGAGTTCCTCCTGGTTCACGGGTAACAATAACGGGTAAAGACGGCTTTAGCCACTGATACGATCGCTGTAACTGTGTTGTTTTGCCACAACCTTCCACGCCTTCAAATACAATTAATCTACCCTTCATACATTGATTTAATTTTTACTCTCTGTAATTTCTACAAAAGTTGCAAAAACATGAAAACCGCAATTGGCAATACCTAAGCGCTAACGGCTAATTACTAACAGATTTAATTCAGCTTTGACCGAAATTAATGGGATACAAGCCGTTAACCTAAGCATGGAGGTCGCCCCCCATGCTCGGCTTCAAAACCGGACGTGAGAGTTTCCGCTCATCCGGCTCCTCTCCAGACTGACCCTTGACATGGGTACTAAGCAGAGTTGAGAGATTACCGTTTCCACCGTGTATCCGGTCGTGGCAGTGACGGTGAATGGCTGTCAAGTTTTCCATCTTGATGTTGCGATGATTTCCATTAATGTGATGAATTTCAATTGCGTCATCCATGTGGAAGTGAAGCCCACATTCAGCAGATTTGCCTTTTTGCCGCTTGATTGCGGTTGAGACTCTTGTGCTGATTCCGGGGTAAGTTCCCCGTCTTTTACTCCAATACGTCCATTTGCCATCGTAGGGGGATGTCGTTCCTTTGACCTTGGTATGACGATGAATGGAGGTTTCAGCATGACGTAGGAGTTTGAGATCTCCGTCGCTGAATTTCCATCCTTCGCTTTCCACTAGCCAATAAATGCCCAGGGGTCGCTTTTCAGCTTTGCCAGGTTTGGGAATCCAAACTCTTCTCACTGCTCGACTCTTGGACTTGAAATCCATTGAACCGATGAGTTTGAAGCGTTGGGCAGGAGTGAGGGATTTGATTCCATCTACTCCGGCGGTTTTCTTTCCCTGGTTATCCTGAGTCACTCGCCTGACTGCCAAGCATTTTGCGTACCAGGACTTCATCAGAAGCCGTTGGAGTCGGTGGACTCGTTTGACATCTCCACTTTGCGAAGCTCGATAAATTCGACGTTGGAGCTTGAAGACTTTCACCTGGGTTTGCTTCCAGGGAATGTCTTTCCATTCATACCTAATCGGGTTTAGCGATTGGCTCATGACATTTGCACTCTACTAATGGACTTCATCGTTCAATCTGTAGTGGTTACGTCTGCGTATCCTTGGCATTACACCAAGGCGTTTGCTTCTTAACCAATCCTGCCTTCTGGGGTATCCGGTTTGACACCTACTCTGGGGTATCGACCTCCACCAGAGAACCGTCAGAAGGTTATCTCGTTCCCAATGTTCGTTTGGCGTTAGGGTTAGGACTCTACTGTTCTCCGGGTTGTTGAGCTTGCGCTCTGGGTGAGTGTTATCCGTAGACGATTCGTATAACCAACAACCATTACCTTTTGGTCAAGCCTGTCAGCCTGATTTGGCTTGTTCCTAGTCACGAAGGGTTAATCGTAGATTCGTATTCCTGCCCATACCTAACTGTGCTAGAAGGGATTTCCGATTAAGGCTATCAGATACCTCCATTCCATCCCGCTTCATCCTTTGAGAGTCAGTCTCTAGATGGGGATGTGCTTTCACCTTGTCACCACAAGGGGTCGGAATTGCACCGACACAAACATTGAGTTGTCAAGGTTCAGTGGAACTTTCGTTCCTGTGGCTCCTTGCCGCTAATCCTCCAATCTATTAGCTAGTATTGGTTTCTAGCGAACGAGTCGCACTAATCCCTCTAGAGCGGCTTTGATTTTTAATGTACTCGATTAGAGTTGCTATCGGTGCGCCTCCCACCGAAACCGCAAAATAACTAGGACTCCAAAGTGCAGCCCTATCGCATGGTTTCTTGAATCCAGCCTGTCCATACCGACGACTCGACACGCCCTTAAGAGCATTCACCATCTTTGATACCGATAGCTTTGGCGGATACTCTATCAGGGCGTGGATATGTTCGCCTTCGCCATTGATTTCCAAAATCTGAAAATCCATCTGTTTTGCGACATGGTGGAATACGTCTTCAATTAGTTTTAACTCTTCTTGTGAAAAGACTTCCTCACGATATTTGGCAACAAGAGGGGTTAGGAGCGAGGGGCGAGGAGCGAGTAAAAAGAAACCAGTGTCAAACGAAAAATCTTAATCTACGATCTTCCCCTAACTCCTCGCTCCTCCTTTTTTGAGTCACTAAAAGGCAATAGAAAGGGCATTAAAGTTAAACCACCAAGATTCAAGAAAAAGGATAATCGTCAAACAGCACGATTTACAAAGGGTGGGTTTAGTATCAAAGGAGAGAAGATTTATTTAGCAAAGATTGGAGAACTTAAACCTATTTGGTCAAGAGTTTTACCGTCTGAGCCTAGCTCTGTAACAGTCATTAAAGACTGTGCAGGACGGTATTTTCTAAGCTTTGTTGTAGAGATTGAACCTATCAATACTGTTGCCAAGAACCAAAGCGTCGGTATCGATCTAGGTATCAAAACTTTTGCCGCAATGAGCAATGGGGAAAAAGTACAAAGTCCTAGCTACTCTACAATAGACCGCAAAATACGTAAACTGCAACGAAAACTAGCACGCTCCTCAAAGGGTTCTAAGCGTAGGAATGTAACTCGCTCGAAAATCGCCAGACTACATAACCAAATTGCTGATACCCGCAAGGACTTTCTACACAAACTGTCTTCTAGAGTAATTCTAGAAAATCAAATTATTGTGTTAGAAGACTTGAATGTATCTGGAATGGTTAAAAATCGACGATTGGCGCGGACGATTAGCTTGCAGGGATGGCGAGAGTTTAGGACTTTGTGCGAAGCGAAATCAGATAAGTTTGGTAGGTCTTTTCAAGTTATCTCAAGATGGGAACCTACAAGTCAAATCTGCTCGGATTGCGGGTATCGATGGGGCAAACTTGATTTATCTGTTCGTTCAATACTTTGCGTGAATTGCAACACCAAGCAAGATAGGGACGAAAACGCTTCCAGAAATATAGAAAAAGGAGCCAGTGCGGTCTTGGCGCTTTGCGTCGAGGAGCAACTGGCGGTCGGCATGGGGCATCGGCACGACTCTAAATGGGCGCAGAGGGATGGTAAGACTACTCCGGTAGCGCAACCCAATGAAGCGTCAAGAATCACCGCACCTTTATGTCGGTGAGTATGTCAATTTAGCAACTAAAATATCTTTTAACCCTTTACCTTTTACAATCCTCGGATATCATATAAGCGACGCGTTTCTCCTGGCGAGGAGTATCTATGGCTCGCTACACTAGCTGGTTTACTGTTGAAGTTCCACCTACACGTTTACAGCAGTTGCTTGCAGAGGTTTTACAATCCTGCAATCTTGATGTTGTATATCATACAAGTGACTACGTAATGGCACAAGAAATTCCTGGACAAACGACGTTTGCCAGGTTAGTAGTTGTAGAAATACTAACTGATAAAACACTGAATACGACAACAGAAACTCGGATTAACGTTGTGGTAAAAAATGAAGAATTGCCATTACAGATGAATAATCATTGTTACCAGATGTTTCAACAAGTAAATCAGGCGATCGCTGACAATCGTCAGTGGCAATTAATAGAAAGTATTTGTAGCTAAATCATAAAACTGATAAAAACTAAGCCCTCAGAACAGAGGGCTTGTCTACTGCGTTTTCGTTGCAATCAGCAAGTTGTAGGTTCTACGAATTAGGTAGCTATTAACTGACAACTGTGTAATATACAAGTGCGATTGAATGTATGAGACGCAATTACACTTGTCGCTAGCATTGTCTAGTCTTCAAATTCAGGCATCATATTTGGACCAATAAGAGTGACATCATACTCATCTAAAGGTCCAGAAGGCATAGTATCTTTACTCAACAAGTAATAAATCGCTCGAACTTGAGGACCAAAAACGATCTCATCTTCATTTTTTAGGTCGTGGGCGGGAATTTTACGACCATTAATCAGCAATCCATTAGCACTAGGTTTCCCCTTAGAATCGCCATCAATAATACGATAGTAAAAGCTGCCATCTTCGCGTGGCAACCTTACCAAGGTAGCATGACGCCGAGAAACAAACTGCGAAAACAAGCGGATATCGCAGCGGGCATCTCTACCAATAGAATACACAGGAGCGTCTAGACTAAATTCTTTACGTCCCTGATCGTCTTCAACAATCAGTATATGGTTCTGATTAAGTTGTAAAGCCATTGAAGCATCGGTTAGTAAAATCACTCAATCAATTATTATCGCTTTAGTTACACGGGCTATTAGTCGCTGCTACAGATGCGCTCTGTACAGATATTGGCTCAGCTTAACTTAGGTTGATTGTACTCGACATTGTGCCTCCTGAGTGAAACTAAGGTAGTCTTTATATTCATCAGCAGAAATTAGTCAGCCTTTGCGACTTAGTAATATAAAGTAACACTAAGAGCATAAATGGTCTGTCTTAACCTTCGCCTCTCACCCCTCAACACCAGTTTGCTCAACGGAGGACATCTCCGCACGAAAAAAGCGGCTTCTCCTCACCCCTGTCTGATGAAACCGCCGCAACAATAAAGAGTTGGTAACGACGCTAATAGAGCTAAATGCCATTAACGCTCCAGCCGCAGCCGGACTAAGAACAAATCCAAAACTAGGTAACAAAGCACCAGCCGCGATTGGAATCCCGAGTGTGTTGTAGGCAAATGCCCAAAACAAGTTTTGGCGAATTTTATTAAAAGTTGCACGACTTAACTCAATTGCGACAACCACATCAGTTAAACAGTCGCGCATGAGGACAATTTCTGCAGCTTCCATCGCGACATCAGTACCTGTTTTCAAAGCTATGCCTATATCTGCTTGTGATAAGGCAGGAGTATCATTAATGCCATCTCCCACCATCGCGACTAGATGATGTTGAGATTGCAATTTAGAAATTGCTGCTGCTTTTCCGTCAGGACGTACATTAGCAAAGATGTGTTGTGACTCTATGCCGAGTTGAAGCGCGATCGCCTCCGCAACTTCTTGTCTATCCCCAGTTAAGATTGCGACTTGCAAACCAATTTGCCGCAAGTTATTTACTGTTGCTTTGGCATCTGCTCTTAAAGTATCGGTGAGGGCAATTAATCCTACGAGCTTGTTGTCTGCTGCCACATAAACAACTGTTTTTCCCTCAGTTGTTAGCGAATGGCTGAGTTGTTGTGCAGTTTCGTCAATCACAACTAAGTGCTGTACAAGCCATTCTTGATTACCCAACAACACCTTAGTATGACCTGCCACTTGCGCAGATACCCCTAAACCTGGTTCCATGTAAAAGTCTTGGGCGGCTAATAGAGACAAATTGTGCTGTTGCGCTGCTTGTTGAATTGCGGTTGCCAGAGGATGCGCATTGCCACTTTCTGCTGCTGCTGCTAATTGGAGAAGACGTTGAGTAGAAAATATTGATTGTTCCTGTTCCAGTGAAATACAGTCACTCACATGCGGCACTCCAGTCGTGAGAGTACCAGTTTTATCAAACACTACGGTAGTAAGTCGATGAACTGTTTCTAAGACCTCACCACCTTTGATTAATAATCCCCGTTCTGCGCCTACTCCTGTACCGACGAGAATTGCTGTTGGTGTAGCAAGTCCTAAAGCACAAGGACACGCCACAACCATGACGGCGATCGCTAGCTTCAAACTAA is a genomic window of Gloeocapsopsis sp. IPPAS B-1203 containing:
- the tmk gene encoding dTMP kinase, with product MKGRLIVFEGVEGCGKTTQLQRSYQWLKPSLPVIVTREPGGTHLGSDLRQLLLNIPEQPIYNSTELLLYAADRAQHVEELLKPELGNGTMILCDRYVDSTMAYQGYGRGLSRSLIEQLNNIATGGLESDLTIWLDIDVAVSLARKQQGASGGDRIEQEKIDFHRRVQQGYTELAQANPQRIVRIDASYSEAEVQEQIQQILLQRFPEIRSQSL
- a CDS encoding DUF29 domain-containing protein, which gives rise to MVQAINSRNLYEQDLMAWYEDTIAKLKSGNFSNIDINRLIEEIEGLAGRDRREFKSRLRVLLAHLLKRIYVHSPDDYRGWEITVRQQRQQLLDLLEQSPSLRNYFAEIFTKCWNDAWTEVTEDYPQTEFPSEWIFSYEIDTLLNKKFW
- the holB gene encoding DNA polymerase III subunit delta' produces the protein MSPFFTSVIGQAPAIEFLTQAVNRQRIAPAYLFVGPPGVGRSLTAHCFIAQIFCTNVAPDKQQQIKQRLQLGNHPDVLWVQPTYLHQGQRLTALEAAAAGVKRKAPPIIRTEQIREISQFLSRFPLEAPRNIVVIEQAETMAEAAANALLKTLEEPGLATIILIAPAVESLLPTLVSRCQRIPFYRLDRDQMARVLQQTGHEEILQTSPVVLAIAQGSPGEAIAGTQQLQTIPTELLKAVAYPPQSLHSALELARQIDKTLDTEAQLWLLDYLQYCYWQQFLAGELQNLPLSPLEQAKKYLSSYVQPRLVWEVTLLEISQLQPKQISIN
- a CDS encoding SpoIID/LytB domain-containing protein, with protein sequence MRFKFLSLLSVQGRFWGLATLFWIVLVAPANAAMEIRVAIQQGVNQLKVGSSTTATVRDYSSGKPLGQLAAMNAFYAQPDPAGISLAEVQSSAVWVEPSEKGYVFIGDRWYRGKTLLLPAQQGVTAVNYVDLEQYLYSVLGGEMNGNWHQEALKAQAVAARTYAVYKRENESNGIYDVVNTQSSQVYKGIASESPGTHAAVNATAGQILTHNNKAILAAFHACSGGHTENVEDVWSQPLPYLRGVAGYDDNVNACQWVKTVTGAELNQKITGIGTIQALTPVLSPYGSIKSMKFVGDRGTRELRGDALRTALGLRSTRFTITAEPLGLRFNGRGWGHGLGMSQWGAYNLAQQGVRYEQILSHYYRGASIAKLER
- a CDS encoding FHA domain-containing protein; protein product: MALQLNQNHILIVEDDQGRKEFSLDAPVYSIGRDARCDIRLFSQFVSRRHATLVRLPREDGSFYYRIIDGDSKGKPSANGLLINGRKIPAHDLKNEDEIVFGPQVRAIYYLLSKDTMPSGPLDEYDVTLIGPNMMPEFED
- a CDS encoding transposase, whose product is MYDLPLTPRSSFFESLKGNRKGIKVKPPRFKKKDNRQTARFTKGGFSIKGEKIYLAKIGELKPIWSRVLPSEPSSVTVIKDCAGRYFLSFVVEIEPINTVAKNQSVGIDLGIKTFAAMSNGEKVQSPSYSTIDRKIRKLQRKLARSSKGSKRRNVTRSKIARLHNQIADTRKDFLHKLSSRVILENQIIVLEDLNVSGMVKNRRLARTISLQGWREFRTLCEAKSDKFGRSFQVISRWEPTSQICSDCGYRWGKLDLSVRSILCVNCNTKQDRDENASRNIEKGASAVLALCVEEQLAVGMGHRHDSKWAQRDGKTTPVAQPNEASRITAPLCR